The following proteins come from a genomic window of Ailuropoda melanoleuca isolate Jingjing chromosome 2, ASM200744v2, whole genome shotgun sequence:
- the UBXN10 gene encoding UBX domain-containing protein 10, which translates to MATEAPVNIARPERSPVGSTAADSFIWQPNPGSMHVLRPKSAKGRTRPSPHRPQGTELHPQRAPASLPPAIPCESPSSQRPGACAPKSPHQGAPDEVPELLQQVPIGATSSLNKYPVLPSINRKTPEEGSVETVAKKAGSLQLSGVRALNQEETDSMKTSEEDSRAPACSPERRFIARTRRQSSPRAGDLEEPSDPEPRLLLAIRSPSGRRFVRHFRPTDALQTVVAVAEHKNQASYHPCRIETMEVPRRRFSDLTRSLQECKIPHKSVLGISQEEGGGEP; encoded by the coding sequence ATGGCCACGGAAGCCCCTGTGAACATAGCCCGCCCTGAACGCAGCCCCGTGGGCAGTACGGCAGCTGACAGCTTCATCTGGCAGCCAAACCCTGGAAGCATGCACGTCCTCAGGCCCAAGTCCGCCAAGGGGCGGACGCGGCCGAGCCCGCACAGACCGCAGGGCACAGAGCTGCACCCTCAGCGCGcgccagcctccctgcctccagctaTTCCCTGCGAGTCGCCAAGCAGCCAGCGACCAGGAGCCTGCGCACCCAAGTCCCCACACCAGGGAGCTCCCGATGAGGTCCCCGAGCTGCTGCAACAGGTGCCCATCGGCGCCACCTCTTCCCTCAATAAATACCCAGTCCTCCCTTCCATCAACAGGAAGACCCCGGAGGAGGGCTCTGTGGAGACAGTGGCTAAGAAGGCCGGCTCCCTGCAGCTGAGCGGCGTCCGGGCTCTTAACCAAGAGGAGACTGACAGCATGAAGACAAGTGAAGAAGATTCCAGAGCTCCAGCTTGTTCCCCAGAGAGGAGATTCATCGCCAGAACCAGGAGACAGtcctcccccagggctggggaccTGGAGGAGCCATCAGATCCGGAGCCGCGGCTGCTGCTGGCCATCAGATCGCCGTCGGGCCGAAGGTTCGTTCGCCATTTCCGGCCCACCGACGCCTTACAGACTGTGGTAGCTGTGGCCGAACACAAGAACCAGGCCAGCTACCACCCCTGCCGCATCGAAACGATGGAGGTGCCCAGGAGACGGTTCTCCGACCTCACCAGATCCCTGCAGGAGTGCAAAATCCCCCACAAGTCGGTGCTGGGCATCTcacaggaagaagggggaggggagccctgA